In a genomic window of Labilithrix sp.:
- a CDS encoding metallophosphoesterase family protein, whose translation MTTSSTAHAFATPPAQARRLGIISCIHGNLEALESVLADLRARDVDSLLCLGDLVGYGPFPDESTSRIRELGVPTVLGCWDEGIAEENENCGCTFVTQEEGQLGAMAFLWTTLHVSEETKSYLGTLPMSLAFDLPCGRLVAVHGSPASTSEYLMESTHELVLFERAASAGGDLLVCGHTHVPYVKHLAGALAEDRHQRR comes from the coding sequence ATGACGACGTCGAGCACGGCGCACGCGTTCGCGACGCCGCCCGCGCAGGCGCGGCGGCTCGGCATCATCTCGTGCATCCACGGCAACCTCGAGGCGCTCGAGAGCGTCCTGGCCGACCTCCGCGCACGCGACGTCGACAGCCTCCTTTGCCTGGGCGATCTCGTCGGCTACGGACCGTTTCCCGACGAGAGCACATCGAGGATCCGCGAGCTCGGCGTCCCTACGGTGCTCGGCTGCTGGGACGAAGGGATCGCGGAGGAGAACGAGAACTGCGGCTGCACCTTCGTCACGCAAGAAGAAGGACAGCTCGGCGCGATGGCGTTCCTGTGGACGACGCTTCATGTCTCGGAAGAGACCAAGAGCTACCTCGGGACGCTGCCGATGAGCCTGGCTTTCGACCTCCCTTGTGGTCGCCTCGTCGCCGTTCACGGTAGCCCTGCGAGCACGTCCGAGTACCTGATGGAGTCGACGCACGAGCTCGTGCTCTTCGAGCGGGCGGCGAGCGCGGGCGGCGACCTCCTGGTGTGCGGACACACGCACGTGCCGTACGTGAAGCACCTCGCCGGAGCTCTCGCCGAAGACCGTCATCAACGCCGGTAG